The genomic stretch AAGAAGCGCTCGAAGACGTGCGCCGCGTCCGCGGGATCGATGCCGATGCCGGTGTCGCGGACGGTCAGGCGCGCCTCGGCGTCGCGCGAGGAGACGGCGACGGTGATGGCGCCGCCCTCGCCCGTGAACTTGATCGCGTTGTCGAGCAGGTTGAGGACGACCCGTTTCAACCAGTCCGCATCGCCGCGCACCGCCACGTCGCCGCCGCGCTCGAATCGCAGGGTGAGCCCCTTGGCGCGCGCGACCGGCTCGATCTGTTCGACCAGCGTTTCGGCGAGCGCGGCAAGATCGACGTCGGTCTCGTGGATCGCGATCTCGCCGGCTTCCGCCCGGGCGAGCAGCAGGATCCGCTCGATCAACGCTTTCAGCTTGTCGATCTCCTCGAGCTGTCCGGCGCGGCGGCGCCGTGCCTCGTCGTCCGCGGGAGCGGTCAGCATCGACAACTCGATGTCCCCCCGCAGCGCGGCGAGCGGCGTGCGCAGCTCGTGCGCGAGCGCGGTGCTGAACTGCCGCATCTCGCCGACGGCGTGCTCCAGGCGGGACAGTGTCTCGTTGAACGCGATCGCGACGTCGTCCAGCTCGTCTCCGGCGCCGCGCACCGGAAGCCGCTGCCGCAGCCCGGCGATGTCGATCCCCCGCGTCGCGGCGGAGAGCTGCGACAGCGGCCGCAGCGCGACCCCCGCCGCCCAGCGCCCGACGAAGATGGCGGCCACCAGCGCCGCGGGCACGCCGACGGCGAGCAGGATCAGGAATCGCTCGAGGACGGCGTCGCGCGGCTCGAGCGAGACGCCGACCTGGAGCAGATACGTCCGTCCGCCGGCGTCGATCACGCTGTTCGATACCCGCAGCCGGCCGTAGTCGGTCTGGACGTCGAACGTGGACGGCCGGCGGCGGAACTGGCGCACTTCGGCGGGGGTGAGCTCGAGGCCGAGAGGCGCGAGCGCCGTCGAGCGCAGGATCAGCTCGCCGGACGCCGCGTCGAAGAGCTGGTAGTAGCGCGTCGCCTCGTCGACGAAGGCGGCCTGCGCCGGGTCGGCGGGATCGAACACCACTGCCGGCGCCCCGTCGGCGACGCGGAGGTAGCCGTGCAGGCCGCGCGTGAGCCCCGCCAGGTTGGTGGAGACGTCCGCGTCGAGCTGGTAGGCGAGCACGTTGTAGGAAATCGCCCCGATGGCAATCAGCACGACGCCGAACACCGCGGCGTACACCAGGGTCAGCCGCGAGCGCAGCGTCGGAATCACGGCGGCGTGTCCGTCAGCACGTAGCCGACGCCGCGCACGGTGTGGATCAGCGGCGGCGAGAACTCCCGATCGACTTTGTTGCGCAGCGAATTGACATGCACTTCGACGACGTTGCTGACGCTGTCGAAGTGAATGTCCCAGACGTGCTCGATGATGAGCGACTTGGTGAGGGGACGGCCGCTGTTGCGCATCAGGTATTCGAGGAGCGCGTACTCCTTGGCGGTGAGCGCGATCCGGCGTCCGCCGCGGCGCACGGTCCGCGTCATGGTGTCGACCTCGAGATCGGCCACGCGCAGGACGTTCTCGCGCGGCGCGCCGCGGCGAAGCACCGCGCGCAGCCGCGCGGACAGTTCGGCCAGCGCGAACGGCTTGACCAGGTAGTCGTCGGCGCCGCTGTCGAGCCCGGCGATCCGGTCGTCGACCGCGTCCTTCGCGGTCAGCATGACGACCGGGAGCGACGGTTTGCGCGCGCGAATGTCGCGCAGCACCTGGAACCCGGATCGGCCCGGCAGCATGACGTCGAGGATGACGGCGTCGTAGTCCACCGTGCGCGCCTGCTCGCCCGCGAACGTTCCCTCGTGCAGGACGTCGACCGCGTAGCCTTCCTGGCCCAGGCCGCTCTGAATGAAGCTGGCGACTCTCTGATCGTCCTCGACTACAAGGATGCGCATCGCTGGCCGCTGTCCTCATCATGCACCGTGCCGGGGCCGGCGACCGAGACCTGATTGCGCCCCAGCTCCTTGGCCCGGTACAGCGCGCGATCCGCGGCGCGGAACAGCCGTTCGCCGGCTTCCGAGAGATCCGGCGGCGTCCAGCGCAGGCCGAAGCGCTGGCAGGCGACGCCGATGCTCACCGACAGCGTCCCGGCGGGAAACGAGATCCCGGCCAGATCCGGGGCCTCGGCCTGCACGGCCGCGCGAAGCGCGTCGGCGAAGACCTGCCCCTCGGCCGCGTCGTACCGGGGGAGCGCGACCACGAACTCATCGCCGCCGTAGCGGCACGCGGCGGCGCCCGCCGGCAGCCGCGCCGCGATCACTCGCCCCACGGTCCGCACCGCTTCCGCGCCGGCGAGATGGCCGTGCGTGTCGTTGAGCGTTTTCAGCCGATCGAC from Vicinamibacterales bacterium encodes the following:
- a CDS encoding ATP-binding protein yields the protein MIPTLRSRLTLVYAAVFGVVLIAIGAISYNVLAYQLDADVSTNLAGLTRGLHGYLRVADGAPAVVFDPADPAQAAFVDEATRYYQLFDAASGELILRSTALAPLGLELTPAEVRQFRRRPSTFDVQTDYGRLRVSNSVIDAGGRTYLLQVGVSLEPRDAVLERFLILLAVGVPAALVAAIFVGRWAAGVALRPLSQLSAATRGIDIAGLRQRLPVRGAGDELDDVAIAFNETLSRLEHAVGEMRQFSTALAHELRTPLAALRGDIELSMLTAPADDEARRRRAGQLEEIDKLKALIERILLLARAEAGEIAIHETDVDLAALAETLVEQIEPVARAKGLTLRFERGGDVAVRGDADWLKRVVLNLLDNAIKFTGEGGAITVAVSSRDAEARLTVRDTGIGIDPADAAHVFERFFRADPARSSVVDGAGLGLSLVKWIVDRHHGRIDVETRPGEGATFTVTLPRQVK
- a CDS encoding response regulator transcription factor, which encodes MRILVVEDDQRVASFIQSGLGQEGYAVDVLHEGTFAGEQARTVDYDAVILDVMLPGRSGFQVLRDIRARKPSLPVVMLTAKDAVDDRIAGLDSGADDYLVKPFALAELSARLRAVLRRGAPRENVLRVADLEVDTMTRTVRRGGRRIALTAKEYALLEYLMRNSGRPLTKSLIIEHVWDIHFDSVSNVVEVHVNSLRNKVDREFSPPLIHTVRGVGYVLTDTPP
- a CDS encoding diguanylate cyclase; the encoded protein is MRHAQPTPSTGPLAASAALAVGLLSVFVLDQASGSAPVQHLYYVFIVLAAIRFGFAGGIAASLVAIVLYHVANPRLLAFQHQQWDFVQVLLFVAVGLVTARLVDDNRRLDLLARTDDLTGLHNLRSFEQRLRAMFRACRAANEPLAMLVLDVDRLKTLNDTHGHLAGAEAVRTVGRVIAARLPAGAAACRYGGDEFVVALPRYDAAEGQVFADALRAAVQAEAPDLAGISFPAGTLSVSIGVACQRFGLRWTPPDLSEAGERLFRAADRALYRAKELGRNQVSVAGPGTVHDEDSGQRCASL